A stretch of the Litorilinea aerophila genome encodes the following:
- a CDS encoding proton-conducting transporter transmembrane domain-containing protein gives MTLNPNWLAAPIVLPLLAAALGLPFTRWGYRNAGRWQRRIAAVAVTANLAIALVLLVYTLQGHRLVLQMGLWPAPFGITVFADGLSAIMLTLTGILAFATVFYAMGTLDQRARMNYFPLLLFLLMGVNGAFLAGDIFNLYVFFEVLLMASFALLTLGGQRNQINGGIRYVVLNLLASTLFLAAVGVIYGTVGTLNMAHLAQRLPQAPQSVQTLVAGLLLIAFSSKAGLFPLFFWLPGSYHTPHPSVTAFFGGLLTKVGIYTLFRIYPLLFPEYLSRWQALILAIAGFTMLTGVFGAMAVNTIRRVLSFHIISQVGYMVMGLGLAMSVGQLGPSFGLAAGILYLVHHMIVKTALLMAGGAAEIEVGSGSLLRDQLSGLLTRRPMLAFLFFFAAMSLAGVPPSSGFVSKLSLLQAALDTGHWLIAAVSLGVGLLTLMSMVRLWQKAFFGQAVQPIYPIAPLAQPQRRWLTLFPIALLVALSLAIGLFSGPVFRWSDIAARQVLDREGYIQAVAPTDQIEFLGMKDHGE, from the coding sequence ATGACCCTCAATCCGAACTGGCTGGCCGCCCCCATCGTGCTGCCGTTGCTGGCTGCCGCGCTGGGGCTGCCCTTTACCCGCTGGGGATATCGCAACGCCGGCCGCTGGCAGCGGCGGATTGCCGCGGTGGCCGTCACGGCCAACCTGGCCATTGCGCTGGTGCTCCTGGTCTACACCTTGCAGGGCCATCGCCTGGTCCTGCAGATGGGCCTGTGGCCGGCGCCCTTCGGCATTACCGTCTTCGCCGACGGGCTGAGCGCCATCATGCTCACCCTGACGGGCATCCTGGCCTTTGCCACGGTCTTTTACGCCATGGGCACCCTGGACCAACGGGCCCGGATGAACTATTTCCCGTTGCTGCTTTTCCTGCTCATGGGGGTGAACGGCGCGTTTCTGGCCGGGGATATTTTCAACCTCTACGTCTTTTTTGAAGTCCTGCTCATGGCCAGCTTTGCCCTGCTCACCCTGGGCGGCCAGCGCAACCAGATCAACGGCGGCATCCGCTATGTGGTGCTCAACCTGCTGGCCTCGACCCTTTTCCTGGCTGCGGTGGGGGTCATCTACGGCACGGTGGGCACCCTCAACATGGCCCATCTGGCCCAGCGGCTGCCCCAGGCGCCCCAGTCGGTCCAGACGCTGGTGGCCGGGCTGCTGCTGATTGCCTTCAGCAGCAAGGCGGGGCTCTTTCCCCTCTTCTTCTGGCTGCCGGGCAGCTACCACACGCCTCACCCTTCGGTGACGGCCTTTTTCGGCGGCCTGTTGACCAAGGTGGGCATCTATACCCTGTTCCGTATCTATCCCCTCCTTTTTCCAGAGTATCTCAGCCGCTGGCAGGCCCTGATCCTGGCCATCGCCGGCTTCACCATGTTGACGGGCGTGTTCGGGGCCATGGCAGTCAATACCATACGCCGGGTGCTGAGCTTCCACATCATCAGCCAGGTGGGCTACATGGTCATGGGCCTGGGCCTGGCCATGAGCGTGGGCCAGCTTGGCCCCAGCTTCGGTCTGGCCGCGGGCATCCTGTACCTGGTCCACCACATGATCGTGAAGACGGCGCTGCTCATGGCCGGAGGGGCAGCCGAGATCGAAGTGGGCAGCGGCAGCCTGCTGCGGGATCAGTTGTCGGGTCTGCTCACCCGTCGGCCCATGCTGGCTTTTCTCTTCTTCTTTGCTGCCATGTCCCTGGCCGGCGTTCCACCTTCCAGCGGCTTTGTCAGCAAATTGAGCCTGCTCCAGGCGGCCCTGGACACCGGCCACTGGTTGATCGCGGCCGTCAGCCTGGGCGTAGGGCTGTTGACCCTGATGAGCATGGTTCGCCTGTGGCAGAAGGCCTTTTTCGGCCAGGCGGTACAGCCCATCTACCCCATCGCGCCCCTGGCCCAACCCCAACGGCGCTGGCTGACCCTGTTCCCCATCGCCCTGTTGGTGGCCCTGAGCCTGGCCATCGGCCTCTTCAGCGGGCCGGTCTTCCGCTGGTCGGATATCGCCGCCCGCCAGGTTCTGGACCGGGAAGGCTACATCCAGGCAGTGGCGCCCACGGATCAGATCGAATTTTTGGGGATGAAGGATCATGGCGAATAA
- a CDS encoding Na+/H+ antiporter subunit C → MIGLLVALLVGLLFATGTYLLLRRDPIKLILGLSLLSYAVNLLLFGTSGMARGIPPIVADKESFTGDISRFVDPLPQALILTAIVISFGVTAFVVVLVNRRNSLADAETAEEGGVEGEERLAASTMGDPFASDGHYLSDLETEADDYEWLEYSLVEEYRRRTGSEESAEGEPPAPEREAQQRKEVDGR, encoded by the coding sequence GTGATCGGCCTCTTGGTAGCCCTGCTGGTTGGCCTGCTCTTTGCCACCGGCACCTATCTCCTGCTGCGGCGGGATCCCATCAAGCTCATCCTGGGACTGAGCCTGTTGAGCTATGCGGTCAACCTGCTGCTCTTCGGCACCAGCGGAATGGCCCGGGGCATCCCGCCCATTGTGGCCGACAAGGAGTCCTTCACCGGAGACATCAGCCGTTTCGTGGATCCCCTTCCCCAGGCCCTGATCCTGACGGCCATCGTCATCAGCTTCGGCGTCACCGCCTTCGTGGTGGTCCTGGTGAATCGGCGCAACAGCCTGGCCGATGCCGAAACTGCTGAAGAGGGTGGCGTTGAGGGGGAAGAGCGGCTGGCGGCCAGCACCATGGGCGACCCCTTCGCCAGTGACGGCCACTACCTGAGCGACCTGGAAACCGAGGCCGACGACTACGAGTGGCTGGAATACTCCCTGGTGGAAGAATATCGCCGCCGGACGGGCTCGGAAGAATCGGCTGAGGGAGAGCCCCCAGCCCCGGAACGTGAAGCCCAACAGCGTAAAGAGGTGGATGGGAGATGA
- a CDS encoding MnhB domain-containing protein, with amino-acid sequence MPELYLRLLDRILTPILLILAVFLFLRGHNEPGGGFIAGLAAAAAFQLQILSRGDEYVRRLIGPYLHPMAGIGLLVAGAAALIGFRQGGFFKGVWASIHLGQLELDFGTPQLFDLGVFLVVVAVVTSFLLGLSKSEASEGGEEA; translated from the coding sequence ATGCCAGAACTTTACCTGCGCCTGCTGGATCGTATTTTGACGCCCATTTTGCTGATCCTGGCCGTTTTCCTCTTCCTGCGGGGACACAACGAGCCTGGGGGCGGCTTCATCGCCGGGCTGGCCGCGGCCGCGGCCTTTCAGCTTCAGATCCTCAGCCGGGGGGATGAATATGTCCGGCGCCTCATCGGCCCCTACCTGCACCCCATGGCCGGCATCGGGCTGTTGGTAGCCGGCGCCGCCGCGCTCATTGGCTTCCGCCAGGGCGGCTTTTTCAAAGGCGTGTGGGCGTCCATTCATCTGGGCCAGTTGGAGCTGGATTTCGGCACGCCCCAGCTCTTCGACCTGGGCGTCTTCCTGGTGGTGGTGGCGGTGGTGACCTCATTCCTCCTCGGTTTGAGCAAGAGCGAGGCCAGCGAAGGGGGAGAAGAAGCGTGA
- the mbhE gene encoding hydrogen gas-evolving membrane-bound hydrogenase subunit E produces MQPQPLLLLSLLLLAVSSPLLWLLRPHRFRHVGWVAAIPPALVTAMLLTQLQPVSQGIFLHERYPWSAALGLEIILRLDGLALFFGLIVAGIGAAVALYTGYYLEDHPRQGYFYSLLFLFMVSMLGIVWSDNLLTLFVFWEGTSITSYLLISFEHEKKEARDGGRRALIVTGFGGLAMLAGMVLLGQSVGTYTISDILFTPNLDASPYYGVALFLILLGAFTKSAQFPFHFWLPGAMAAPTPASAYLHSATMVKAGIFLLARLHPALSGTDLWFWSLLTVGAATMLLGAVSAFRYYDLKAVLANATVSQLGFLVMLLAFHSEAAYVAAVVGILAHALYKGPLFLVAGIVDHATGTRDLRRFARLGRELPWVAATAVLAGLSMAGLPPFFGFLAKETLLETFFHHAEHDVPWVGWIGLGVAALGGALFVGYSLTLLWEAFFRREAPEEAAHVHHAPGFGFVFAPLALTLVGTAIPFVLTAVEKPLLTPTASAIAGHPVEVHLALWHGVTPTLLVSLAAIAVGVGFFAIRSALRRLLATTPSWLNGTYLFDRLIYGLYDLAAWSTRTVQGGTLASQASVVLLAAVVALVGALTQVRWPEDLPIDWSAGVYFEEVVLVALAIVAAITTVRAQTRLNAIVSIGVVGITVTLFFVIFDAPDLALTQLLVDILTVVLLVLVFYKIPPQSLPPLSRVVRIRNLVVSVLVGLLGFGLTLFSVGPRFLPTISDYFSLNAVPGGHGANVVNVILVDFRGFDTMGEITVLAIAAVGGYALLRSARLRPRPADRIALNHDSEEG; encoded by the coding sequence ATGCAACCTCAGCCGCTGTTGCTCTTGAGCCTTCTCCTCCTGGCTGTATCCAGCCCCCTCCTCTGGCTTCTGCGCCCCCATCGCTTCCGCCATGTGGGATGGGTGGCTGCGATCCCGCCGGCCCTGGTGACGGCCATGCTCCTGACCCAACTCCAGCCGGTTAGCCAGGGCATCTTCCTGCACGAGCGCTACCCCTGGTCCGCGGCGCTGGGGCTGGAGATCATCCTGCGCCTGGATGGGCTGGCCCTCTTCTTCGGCCTGATTGTGGCCGGGATCGGCGCGGCGGTGGCTCTGTACACGGGATACTATCTGGAAGATCATCCCCGGCAGGGCTATTTTTACAGCCTGCTCTTCCTGTTCATGGTGAGCATGCTGGGCATCGTCTGGTCGGACAATCTGCTGACCCTTTTCGTCTTTTGGGAAGGGACCAGCATCACCAGCTACCTGCTCATCTCGTTTGAGCACGAGAAGAAGGAAGCCCGGGATGGCGGTCGGCGGGCCCTCATCGTCACCGGCTTTGGCGGGTTGGCCATGTTGGCCGGCATGGTCCTCCTGGGGCAGAGCGTGGGCACCTACACCATCAGCGACATCCTGTTCACGCCCAACCTGGACGCCAGCCCCTACTACGGGGTGGCTCTGTTCCTGATCCTGCTGGGGGCCTTTACCAAATCGGCCCAATTCCCCTTCCACTTCTGGCTGCCGGGCGCCATGGCCGCCCCGACCCCGGCCAGCGCCTACCTGCACTCGGCCACCATGGTCAAGGCCGGCATCTTCCTGCTGGCCCGCCTCCACCCCGCGCTCAGCGGGACCGACCTCTGGTTCTGGAGCCTGCTGACGGTGGGCGCGGCCACCATGCTCCTGGGCGCGGTCAGCGCCTTCCGTTACTATGACCTGAAGGCCGTGTTGGCCAACGCCACGGTGAGCCAGCTGGGCTTCCTGGTGATGCTCCTGGCCTTCCACAGCGAAGCGGCCTACGTGGCCGCGGTGGTGGGCATCCTGGCCCATGCCCTGTACAAGGGCCCCCTCTTCCTGGTGGCCGGCATTGTGGACCACGCCACCGGCACCCGGGATCTGCGCCGTTTTGCCCGCCTGGGCCGGGAGCTGCCCTGGGTGGCAGCCACGGCGGTGCTGGCCGGCCTCTCCATGGCGGGCCTTCCGCCCTTCTTTGGCTTCCTGGCTAAGGAAACCCTGCTGGAAACCTTCTTCCACCATGCGGAACACGACGTCCCCTGGGTGGGCTGGATCGGGCTGGGGGTGGCGGCGCTGGGTGGGGCCCTCTTTGTGGGCTACAGCCTCACCCTGCTCTGGGAGGCCTTCTTCCGACGGGAAGCGCCCGAAGAAGCGGCCCACGTCCATCACGCACCGGGGTTTGGCTTTGTCTTCGCCCCCCTGGCCCTGACCCTGGTGGGCACCGCCATTCCCTTTGTCCTGACGGCGGTGGAGAAACCCCTGCTCACCCCCACGGCCAGCGCCATTGCCGGCCACCCGGTGGAAGTGCACCTGGCCTTGTGGCATGGCGTCACCCCCACCCTGCTGGTCAGTCTGGCGGCCATTGCCGTGGGCGTGGGCTTCTTCGCCATCCGCTCGGCCCTGCGCCGACTCCTGGCCACCACCCCGTCCTGGCTCAACGGCACCTACCTCTTTGACCGGCTGATCTACGGTCTCTATGACCTGGCGGCCTGGAGCACCCGCACAGTTCAGGGTGGCACCCTGGCCTCCCAGGCCAGCGTGGTGTTGCTGGCCGCGGTGGTGGCCCTGGTTGGGGCGCTCACCCAGGTCCGCTGGCCCGAGGACCTGCCCATCGACTGGAGCGCCGGCGTCTACTTCGAGGAGGTGGTACTGGTGGCGCTGGCCATTGTGGCGGCCATCACCACCGTGCGCGCCCAGACCCGCCTCAACGCCATCGTCAGCATCGGCGTGGTGGGCATCACCGTGACCCTCTTCTTCGTCATCTTCGACGCGCCAGACCTGGCCCTGACCCAGCTCCTGGTGGACATCCTGACCGTGGTGCTTCTGGTCCTGGTCTTCTACAAGATCCCGCCCCAATCCCTGCCCCCCCTCAGCCGGGTGGTGCGGATCCGCAACCTGGTGGTCTCGGTGCTGGTGGGCTTGTTGGGCTTTGGACTGACTCTGTTCAGTGTGGGGCCTCGCTTTCTCCCCACCATCAGCGACTATTTTTCGCTGAATGCGGTGCCAGGCGGCCACGGAGCCAACGTGGTCAACGTGATCCTGGTGGACTTCCGCGGTTTTGACACCATGGGCGAGATCACGGTGCTGGCCATTGCCGCGGTGGGCGGCTACGCTCTCCTGCGCTCGGCTCGCCTGCGCCCCCGGCCGGCCGACCGGATCGCCCTGAACCATGATTCTGAGGAAGGGTAA
- a CDS encoding DMT family transporter: MRHYQAIPYVLLLGFLFGSSLVVSRFSVGQYAPLTYISLRLLLAALGHLAIYGLMRPRRWPTEPRLWLLAGGLGVLGSAIPMTAIVSSLQYQSSGVTSLLLTLNPVATVLMAQLFLQDEPLTVRKLAGAVIAFGGAGVLLLRGESGLAQFAQADWRGYAWVGVGVLASASGSVYARRFLRHANAWDVASIRMMAAALVMLPITGWTVGYDLSRVNWQGYAALGYAALVGTFLAMWLSFTIVKRFGATPASQTSYVMPVVSTLLGAALLGEQITHGMILGMGVIFAGLSLLNSRGPTGRGRRAPSEARRLSSC, from the coding sequence ATGCGTCACTATCAGGCCATTCCCTACGTCCTCCTCTTGGGCTTTCTCTTCGGCTCCTCGTTGGTGGTCTCTCGTTTTAGCGTCGGGCAATATGCCCCGCTCACCTACATCAGCCTGCGGCTCCTCCTGGCCGCGCTGGGCCACCTGGCCATCTATGGCCTGATGCGCCCCAGGCGGTGGCCCACGGAGCCCCGTCTCTGGCTCCTGGCTGGGGGGCTGGGTGTGTTGGGCTCTGCCATCCCCATGACCGCCATCGTCAGTTCTCTCCAGTACCAGTCCAGCGGGGTAACCTCCTTGCTCTTGACCCTGAATCCGGTGGCCACGGTGTTGATGGCCCAGCTCTTCCTGCAGGATGAACCGCTAACGGTGCGCAAGCTGGCCGGCGCGGTGATCGCCTTTGGCGGCGCAGGCGTGCTCTTGCTGCGGGGGGAAAGTGGCCTGGCCCAGTTCGCCCAGGCTGACTGGCGGGGGTATGCCTGGGTGGGCGTGGGGGTGCTGGCCAGCGCCTCGGGCTCGGTGTATGCCCGGCGCTTCCTGCGCCATGCCAACGCCTGGGACGTGGCCAGCATCCGCATGATGGCCGCTGCGCTGGTCATGTTGCCCATCACCGGCTGGACTGTGGGCTACGATCTGAGCCGGGTGAACTGGCAGGGATACGCGGCCCTGGGCTATGCGGCCCTGGTGGGCACCTTTTTGGCCATGTGGCTGAGCTTTACCATCGTCAAGCGCTTCGGCGCTACGCCCGCTTCCCAGACCTCCTACGTCATGCCCGTGGTGAGTACCCTGTTGGGTGCGGCCCTGCTGGGTGAACAGATCACCCACGGCATGATCCTGGGCATGGGAGTCATCTTCGCCGGCCTCTCTCTCCTGAACTCTCGGGGGCCCACCGGGCGCGGCCGAAGGGCGCCGTCCGAGGCCCGGCGCCTGAGCTCCTGCTGA
- a CDS encoding YccF domain-containing protein — translation MSLLGNIIWLIFGGFVTALGYIIGGIVLCLTIVGIPFGLQSIKLGLASLAPFGKEVVESPHANSTLRIIFNLIWLVLFGWELALSHLFHAAILAITIIGIPFAKQHIKLIPLSLMPFGRDLR, via the coding sequence ATGTCTTTGTTAGGCAACATCATCTGGCTCATTTTTGGCGGATTTGTCACCGCCCTGGGATACATCATCGGCGGGATCGTCCTCTGCCTGACCATTGTGGGCATCCCTTTTGGCCTCCAGTCCATCAAACTGGGGCTGGCCAGCCTGGCGCCCTTCGGCAAGGAGGTGGTGGAGAGTCCCCATGCCAACAGCACCCTGCGCATCATCTTCAACCTCATCTGGCTGGTGCTGTTTGGATGGGAGCTCGCGCTCTCGCACCTGTTTCATGCTGCCATCCTGGCCATCACCATCATCGGCATCCCGTTCGCCAAGCAGCACATCAAGCTGATTCCCCTCTCCCTGATGCCCTTCGGCCGGGATCTGCGGTAG
- a CDS encoding SPL family radical SAM protein, with protein sequence MERTLPDHSVRPPSQALTRTGGFLAGFTHTLQPYIGCRFGCTYCYVQGLGVHRFHQPPLPWGHYAHPRAGIAERLGQELARHQARGRLERLAIFMSSATDPYQGLERRWRLSRACLDQFLAFPPGRLLVQTRSPLVEEDFPRLRALGERAWLSFTLETDQDEVRRVVTPWCPSIERRLETLAAAREAGLNVQIAVSPCLPFSSVASFGRLLLELADRVVVDSFVCGDGQGGRRTRATGIPELYEAQGWGDWQDEGPAQELYRWLAARMGDRAGWSQAGFRALAHPEQGRAD encoded by the coding sequence ATGGAACGTACCCTGCCGGACCATTCGGTTCGCCCACCCAGCCAGGCCCTGACCCGAACCGGCGGCTTCCTGGCCGGCTTTACCCATACCCTGCAGCCCTACATCGGCTGTCGCTTTGGATGTACCTACTGCTACGTCCAGGGCCTGGGTGTACACCGGTTCCATCAGCCGCCCCTGCCCTGGGGCCACTACGCCCATCCCCGGGCAGGCATTGCGGAACGGCTGGGACAGGAGTTGGCCCGTCACCAGGCCCGGGGTAGGCTGGAGCGCCTGGCCATTTTCATGTCCAGCGCCACGGACCCCTACCAGGGCCTGGAGCGACGTTGGCGCCTGAGCCGTGCCTGTCTGGATCAATTCCTGGCTTTCCCGCCCGGTCGCTTGCTGGTCCAGACCCGTTCCCCGCTGGTGGAAGAGGACTTCCCCCGGTTGCGGGCGTTGGGGGAGCGGGCCTGGCTCAGCTTCACCCTGGAGACCGACCAGGACGAGGTCCGGCGGGTGGTGACACCGTGGTGCCCTTCCATCGAGCGGCGCCTGGAGACCCTGGCCGCTGCCCGGGAGGCTGGCCTGAATGTCCAGATCGCGGTGAGCCCCTGCCTGCCCTTCTCGTCGGTCGCCTCTTTCGGTCGCCTGCTGCTGGAGCTGGCCGATCGGGTGGTGGTAGACAGCTTCGTCTGCGGGGATGGCCAGGGCGGCCGCCGAACCCGGGCTACCGGCATTCCAGAACTGTACGAAGCGCAGGGCTGGGGGGACTGGCAGGATGAGGGCCCGGCCCAGGAGCTCTACCGCTGGCTGGCCGCCCGCATGGGGGATCGGGCTGGCTGGTCCCAGGCAGGCTTCCGGGCATTGGCCCACCCGGAACAGGGCCGCGCGGACTGA
- the nfi gene encoding deoxyribonuclease V (cleaves DNA at apurinic or apyrimidinic sites) codes for MAWTLHHAHRWDVSVPEAIRIQEQLAPLVREEPLPAAPTLVAGVDMSVRQQRVQAAVVVLRLPDLTVVDQAIWRGPVDFPYVPGLLSFREVPAVIAALERLQARPDVILADAQGRAHPRRLGLASHLGVLLDLPTVGVAKSRLVGTHEPPGPEKGATAPLFHGEELVGMVVRTRASVRPVFVSVGHRITLDQAVALTLACTTRYRLPEPTRLAHLASRRAAGPNQEA; via the coding sequence ATGGCGTGGACGCTGCACCATGCCCACCGGTGGGATGTGTCCGTGCCGGAGGCGATCCGCATCCAGGAACAGCTGGCTCCCCTGGTTCGGGAGGAGCCCCTGCCGGCGGCGCCCACGTTGGTGGCCGGCGTGGACATGAGCGTGCGGCAACAGCGGGTCCAGGCGGCGGTGGTGGTCCTGCGCCTGCCCGACCTGACGGTGGTGGACCAGGCCATCTGGCGGGGTCCGGTGGACTTTCCCTATGTGCCGGGGCTGCTCAGCTTCCGGGAAGTGCCGGCCGTCATCGCCGCGCTGGAGCGGTTGCAGGCGCGTCCGGACGTCATCCTGGCCGATGCCCAGGGGCGAGCCCACCCCCGGCGGCTGGGTCTGGCCTCCCACCTGGGCGTCCTCCTGGATCTGCCCACCGTGGGCGTGGCCAAATCCCGGCTGGTGGGCACCCATGAGCCGCCGGGGCCGGAGAAGGGCGCCACGGCTCCGCTCTTCCACGGCGAGGAGCTGGTGGGGATGGTGGTCCGCACCCGGGCGAGTGTGCGGCCGGTTTTCGTCAGCGTGGGGCACCGGATCACCCTGGACCAGGCCGTGGCCCTGACCCTGGCCTGCACCACCCGCTATCGCCTTCCCGAGCCCACCCGGCTGGCCCACTTGGCCAGCCGGCGCGCGGCCGGACCGAACCAGGAAGCGTAA
- a CDS encoding ROK family protein — MHLLGGVEAGGTKFVCAVGTGPDDIRAEIRFNTTTPEENLAQVIRFFQEHHAQTPLAAVGVAAFGPLDPDPSSPTFGYITTTPKPGWAHTDVVGPLREALGVPVGFDSDVNGAALGEHRWGAAQGLDTFVYITVGTGLGGGGMVNGKLMHGLMHPEMGHMQIPHDWDADPYPGFCTYHGDCWEGLACGPAIQDRWQFPAEELPPGHPSWHLEAHYLALGLVNIICLLSPQRIIMGGGVMQQRHLFPKIHEKVRTLLNNYIQKPAITEHIEEYIVPPALGGRAGVLGALALAEAARAGAPSGHQQSAEKS, encoded by the coding sequence ATGCACTTATTGGGTGGCGTGGAGGCCGGTGGCACCAAATTTGTCTGTGCGGTGGGGACCGGCCCAGACGATATACGCGCGGAGATACGTTTCAACACCACCACCCCCGAGGAGAACCTGGCCCAGGTCATTCGTTTTTTCCAGGAGCACCACGCCCAGACGCCGCTGGCCGCCGTCGGCGTTGCCGCCTTTGGCCCCCTGGACCCAGATCCCAGCTCGCCCACCTTTGGCTACATCACTACCACGCCCAAGCCCGGCTGGGCCCATACCGACGTGGTGGGTCCCCTGCGGGAGGCCCTGGGGGTGCCGGTGGGCTTTGATTCGGATGTGAACGGCGCGGCGCTGGGGGAACATCGCTGGGGCGCGGCCCAGGGGCTGGACACATTCGTCTACATCACCGTGGGCACGGGCCTGGGCGGCGGCGGCATGGTCAACGGCAAGCTGATGCACGGGCTCATGCACCCGGAAATGGGCCACATGCAGATCCCCCACGACTGGGACGCGGATCCCTACCCCGGCTTCTGCACCTACCACGGCGACTGTTGGGAAGGGCTGGCCTGTGGCCCGGCCATCCAGGACCGCTGGCAGTTCCCGGCTGAAGAGCTGCCCCCCGGCCATCCTTCCTGGCACCTGGAGGCCCACTACCTGGCCCTGGGGCTGGTCAACATCATCTGCCTGCTCTCACCCCAGCGCATCATCATGGGGGGCGGGGTCATGCAACAACGCCACCTTTTCCCCAAGATCCACGAGAAAGTGCGTACCTTGTTGAACAACTACATCCAAAAACCGGCCATCACCGAGCACATTGAGGAATACATTGTGCCCCCAGCCCTGGGCGGGCGGGCCGGCGTGTTGGGGGCCCTGGCCCTGGCCGAGGCCGCCCGGGCCGGCGCGCCGTCGGGCCATCAGCAGAGCGCGGAGAAGTCCTGA
- a CDS encoding UDP-glucose--hexose-1-phosphate uridylyltransferase, giving the protein MSTAEIQFDPGQHPHRRRNPLTGDWVLVSPHRTRRPWQGQVEKLPDEERPAYDPTCYLCPGNMRAGQRRNPAYTGTFVFDNDFAALLPDGPRGEVQDGELFQAQAETGICRVICFSPRHDLTLPEMAVADIRRVVDVWAEQVVELGSREDIRYVQVFENKGAMMGCSNPHPHGQIWANYRIPQEPAREDEGQQRYFRAHGRPLLLDYLEAELERRERLVVENEHWVALVPYWAVWPFEILLLPRRHVTALPQLADAERDSLADILKRLLTRYDNLFETSFPYSMGWHGEPTDGLSRPYWQLHAHFYPPLLRSATVRKFMVGYEMLGNPQRDITAEQAADRLRQLDEVHYRQRSGS; this is encoded by the coding sequence ATGTCCACCGCGGAGATTCAATTCGATCCCGGTCAACATCCCCACCGTCGCCGCAATCCCCTGACGGGGGACTGGGTGCTGGTTTCCCCCCACCGCACCCGCCGGCCCTGGCAGGGGCAGGTGGAAAAGCTACCGGACGAGGAGCGACCGGCCTACGACCCCACTTGCTATCTGTGTCCCGGCAACATGCGGGCCGGCCAGCGGCGTAACCCGGCCTATACCGGGACCTTTGTCTTCGACAACGATTTTGCCGCCCTGCTGCCCGACGGCCCCCGGGGCGAAGTCCAGGACGGAGAGCTCTTCCAGGCCCAGGCGGAAACCGGCATCTGCCGGGTGATCTGCTTCAGCCCGCGCCATGATCTCACCCTGCCCGAAATGGCTGTGGCCGATATCCGGCGGGTGGTGGATGTCTGGGCGGAACAGGTGGTGGAGTTGGGCAGCCGGGAGGACATCCGCTACGTCCAGGTCTTCGAGAACAAGGGGGCCATGATGGGGTGTTCCAACCCCCATCCCCACGGCCAGATCTGGGCCAACTACCGGATTCCCCAGGAGCCTGCCCGGGAGGATGAGGGGCAGCAGCGCTATTTCAGGGCCCATGGCCGGCCCCTCCTGCTGGACTATCTGGAAGCAGAGCTGGAGCGGCGGGAGCGGCTGGTGGTGGAAAACGAGCACTGGGTAGCCCTGGTGCCCTACTGGGCGGTCTGGCCGTTTGAGATCCTCCTGCTGCCCCGTCGGCATGTCACCGCGCTGCCCCAACTGGCGGACGCAGAACGGGACAGCCTGGCCGATATTCTCAAACGGCTGTTAACCCGCTACGACAACCTCTTCGAAACCAGTTTCCCCTATTCCATGGGCTGGCATGGCGAACCCACCGACGGCCTCTCCCGCCCCTACTGGCAGCTCCACGCCCACTTCTACCCGCCCCTGCTCCGTTCGGCCACGGTGCGCAAGTTCATGGTGGGCTACGAGATGCTGGGCAACCCCCAGCGGGACATCACCGCCGAACAGGCGGCGGATCGGCTGCGCCAGCTGGACGAGGTCCACTACCGCCAGCGCAGCGGATCCTGA